Proteins encoded by one window of Haematobia irritans isolate KBUSLIRL chromosome 2, ASM5000362v1, whole genome shotgun sequence:
- the LOC142227261 gene encoding zinc metalloproteinase nas-7-like, whose translation MVVLSGCFSHIGILSVVFVTTWSAPLDYSNDKEYGTRLADSLLVDDMIISLTRNGAINPSLKWPNGIVYYKISSVYDSNFVVNIMTAMNTLESVSCIRFVEANETTIAYVNIISEVAGCNAGVGHSGRTQRLNLDINAPKCGKVVTIMHEPLHALGFYHQHMSYDRDNYVTIHWENITPGKKFCFQKLDKLTVTSYGYPYDYDSIMHYGKMAFSVNNLPTITPHDSSATISKRVALSPIDIGKLNAMYNCPMATTTRAVEPLGLTEENLYDYRSINDL comes from the exons ATGGTGGTTCTAAGTGGCTGCTTTTCTCACATTGGAATTTTGTCGGTTGTATTCGTTACTACATGGAGTGCTCCTTTGGATTATTCCAATGATAAGGAGTATGGTACAAGACTAGCTGATAGTTTGTTGGTGGACGATATGATTATTAGTTTAACCAGAAACGGAGCAATAAATCCTTCCTTGAAATGGCCCAATGGCATCGTGTATTACAAAATATCGAGTGTATATG ATTCAAATTTCGTGGTTAATATTATGACAGCGATGAATACACTGGAGTCGGTTTCCTGTATCCGATTCGTTGAAGCAAATGAAACAACCATTGCCTATGTGAATATTATTTCTGAAGTAGCCGGTTGCAATGCCGGGGTTGGTCATAGTGGTAGAACTCAAAGGTTAAATCTGGATATTAATGCACCGAAATGTGGAAAAGTTGTAACCATTATGCATGAACCGCTTCATGCTTTGGGATTCTATCACCAACACATGTCATACGATCGTGATAATTACGTCACCATccattgggaaaatatcacaccaGGAAAGAAATTCTGTTTCCAAAAGCTAGACAAACTGACAGTAACCAGCTATGGTTATCCCTATGATTATGACAGTATAATGCACTACGGAAAAATGGCGTTCTCTGTCAATAATTTACCAACAATAACGCCACATGATAGTAGTGCTACCATTAGTAAACGAGTTGCTTTAAGTCCAATAGATATTGGAAAATTGAATGCCATGTATAATTGTCCAATGGCTACTACAACCAGAGCAGTAGAGCCTTTGGGACTAACAGAAGAAAATTTATATGATTATCGTAGTATTAATGATTTGTGA